A DNA window from Xiphias gladius isolate SHS-SW01 ecotype Sanya breed wild chromosome 3, ASM1685928v1, whole genome shotgun sequence contains the following coding sequences:
- the wnt9b gene encoding protein Wnt-9b produces the protein MRSRLPRTACLLRLIALCVLLSHTAAYFGLTGREPLVFLPGPFSSEPPTGKAHLKQCEQMTLTRRQKRLCRREPGLAETLRESVRLSLLECRYQFRNERWNCSLDGRGSLLKRAFKETAFLLAVSSAALTHALAKACSSGRMERCTCDDSPGIQHREAWQWGVCGDNLKYSTKFLKKFLGQKRVSKDLRARVDSHNINVGIRAVKSGLKTTCKCHGVSGSCAVRTCWKQLSPFHDTGRLLKYRYDTAVRVLSVTNTATGETELAGPRRHGQSLRTTDLVYLEDSPSFCRPSRYSPGTGGRSCAKDTSCQSLCCGRGYNTAMRLTSLSCHCQVRWCCHVECQTCVREEEVYTCKTA, from the exons ATGCGCTCCAGGCTCCCGCGGACCGCCTGCCTATTGCGACTCATTGCACTCTGCGTCCTCCTTTCGCACACTGCAGCTTATTTTGG GCTGACAGGTCGGGAACCCTTGGTGTTTTTACCCGGTCCGTTTTCCAGTGAACCTCCGACAGGTAAGGCCCACCTGAAGCAGTGCGAGCAGATGACTCTGACCAGGCGGCAGAAGAGACTGTGTCGCAGGGAGCCTGGCCTGGCCGAGACGCTGCGGGAGTCGGTGCGCCTCAGCCTCCTGGAGTGTCGGTATCAGTTCAGGAACGAGCGCTGGAACTGCAGCCTGGATGGCCGGGGAAGCCTTCTGAAGAGAG CATTCAAGGAGACTGCCTTCCTGCTGGCAGTGTCCTCTGCGGCACTGACCCATGCGCTCGCCAAAGCGTGCAGCTCAGGCCGAATGGAGAGGTGCACATGTGACGATTCCCCCGGGATCCAGCATCGAGAAGCGTGGCAGTGGGGGGTCTGCGGTGACAACCTGAAATATAGCACCAAGTTTCTAAAGAAGTTCCTCGGCCAAAAGAGGGTCAGCAAGGACCTGAGGGCTCGGGTCGACTCCCACAACATCAACGTTGGAATTCGG GCAGTGAAGAGCGGGCTGAAAACAACCTGCAAGTGTCACGGCGTCTCCGGCTCTTGCGCCGTACGGACTTGCTGGAAGCAGCTGTCGCCTTTCCACGACACCGGGCGGCTGCTGAAGTATCGATACGACACTGCAGTGCGAGTGCTGAGCGTCACCAACACAGCCACGGGGGAGACGGAGCTCGCGGGGCCCCGTCGTCACGGCCAGAGCCTCCGCACTACTGACCTGGTCTACTTGGAAGACTCCCCCAGCTTCTGCAGGCCCTCCCGCTACTCCCCGGGTACAGGCGGCCGGTCGTGTGCCAAAGACACCAGCTGTCAGAGTCTGTGCTGTGGACGGGGTTACAACACAGCCATGCGTCTCACCAGCCTGTCCTGCCACTGCCAGGTACGCTGGTGCTGCCACGTGGAGTGTCAGACATGtgtcagggaggaggaggtgtatACCTGCAAAACTGCATGA
- the arf2a gene encoding ADP-ribosylation factor 2a, whose protein sequence is MGNLGSLFRGLFGKKEMRILMVGLDAAGKTTILYKLKLGEIVTTIPTIGFNVETVEFKNISFTVWDVGGQDKIRPLWRHYFQNTQGLIFVVDSNDRERVGEAKEELMRMLAEDELRDAVLLVFANKQDLPNAMNAAEITDKLTLHSLRHRNWYIQATCATSGDGLYEGLDWLSSQLKNAK, encoded by the exons ATGGGGAATTTGGGTAGCCTGTTTAGAGGATTGTTTGGCAAGAAAGAGATGAGGATCCTGATGGTAGGACTGGATGCTGCTGGAAAGACCACCATCTTGTACAAGCTCAAACTGGGAGAAATTGTTACCACAATCCCTACCATCG gttttaatgttgaaacGGTAGAATtcaaaaacatcagttttaCAGTGTGGGATGTCGGTGGTCAGGACAAGATCAGGCCACTCTGGAGGCATtacttccaaaacacacaag gCCTTATCTTTGTAGTGGACAGTAATGACAGGGAACGAGTAGGTGAGGCGAAGGAGGAGCTGATGCGAATGCTGGCCGAGGACGAGCTGAGGGATGCCGTGCTGCTTGTGTTTGCCAACAAACAG gACCTGCCCAATGCCATGAATGCAGCTGAGATCACAGACAAGCTCACCCTGCACTCCCTGCGCCACCGTAACTGGTATATCCAGGCCACATGCGCCACTAGTGGAGATGGTCTCTATGAGGGTCTGGACTGGCTTTCAAGCCAGCTGAAAAACGCAAAATGA